One genomic region from Amia ocellicauda isolate fAmiCal2 chromosome 4, fAmiCal2.hap1, whole genome shotgun sequence encodes:
- the mphosph10 gene encoding U3 small nucleolar ribonucleoprotein MPP10, with protein sequence MAALDPGPTLESSLKLLNTNIAHPEQFLSLQDGLASEFTLLTKTLYDLHKAHEPSCVKGSPLKELVVENFDEEQIWQELELQNNAVLTHFEKAVRKAVEDEEIQFPGVVEEEQEAEDIEIGEKSADEENQDQEDEDGNPDDSEEEEEEESKPRSKKASAVSKAIKEFSDEDSDVDFDVDTLEKQSRGKAQRPARSGRGSLVDDRFFKLAEMEAFLEDMEKTEERGDEGDSEIDYFEDIQSEDEELLLEEESAVKTKLKPQRSSRNLKYKDFFDPVEGSAAQRDQTEEDEDLGSEAEEGSEGEEEMEDEEDMEEEEDEMDETADNEESQQAKEAFKRVTFNLSDDSDGEDVEDILGGKKQTSETPESKSAFEKRQEKMAMKVRELEKAALEEKPWQLMGEVSSQKRPENSLLAEDLAFDQATRHAPVITEETTLHLDDIIKQRIKDQAWDDVVRKEKPKENTFEYKKRLTLDHEKSKLSLAEVYEQEYLKQTQQKKEEEENPAHVEIQKLMDSIFLKLDALSNFQFTPKPPVPEVKIVSNLPSITMEEVAPVSVSDATLLAPEEIKEKNKAGDIQGDSEKTATDKKRERRKKKLQKKFRLKEKEKQQKLREEMKSGENRKLSKTEAAESLKKLTKGGKATVLKDEGKDKVLRSSQAFFSELQDQVKMQIKGVKNQSAKKKKKEVSASKLKL encoded by the exons TCTCCAAGATGGCTTGGCTTCAGAGTTCACCCTCCTCACAAAGACACTGTATGATCTGCACAAAGCTCATGAGCCCTCCTGCGTGAAAGGTAGCCCCCTGAAAGAACTGGTGGTGGAGAACTTTGATGAAGAACAAATCTGGCAGGAGCTGGAACTGCAGAACAACGCAGTGCTCACACATTTTGAGAAAGCAGTGAGAAAAGCTGTCGAGGATGAGGAGATACAGTTCCCTGGGGTGGTGGAAGAAGAGCAGGAGGCAGAGGATATTGAGATAGGGGAGAAATCAGCAGATGAAGAGAACCAAGATCAAGAAGATGAAGATGGAAATCCAGATGacagtgaggaagaggaggaggaggagagcaaACCGagatccaagaaggcttcagcTGTTTCCAAGGCTATCAAGGAGTTCAGTGATGAAGACTCGGATGTGGACTTTGACGTGGACACCCTGGAGAAGCAGAGCAGAGGGAAAGCACAGAGGCCTGCAAGGTCGGGGAGGGGCTCCTTGGTGGACGACAGGTTCTTCAAGCTGGCTGAAATGGAGGCGTTCCTGGAAGACATGGAGAAGACGGAGGAGCGAGGGGATGAAGGTGACAGCGAGATCGATTACTTTGAGGACATCCAGTCCGAGGATGAGGAGCTGCTGCTGGAGGAGGAGAGCGCCGTCAAGACAAAACTGAAG CCTCAGAGGAGTTCAAGAAACCTGAAGTACAAGGACTTCTTTGACCCAGTGGAGGGCAGTGCTGCCCAGAGGGATCAGACTGAAGAAGACGAGGATTTGGGGTCAGAGGCAGAGGAAGGCAGTGAGGGGGAAGAGGAGATGGAAGACGAGGAAGAcatggaggaagagga GGACGAGATGGACGAGACTGCCGACAACGAGGAGAGCCAGCAAGCCAAGGAGGCCTTTAAGAGAGTGACCTTTAACCTTTCAGATGACAGCGATGGGGAAGATGTGGAAGACATCCTCGGAGGAAAAAAACAGACCTCTGAGACGCCAGAGTCCAAGTCTGCCTTTGAGAAACGCCAGGAAAAG ATGGCCATGAAGGTTCGGGAGCTGGAGAAGGCAGCTCTGGAGGAGAAACCGTGGCAGCTGATGGGAGAGGTGTCATCTCAGAAGCGCCCGGAGAACAGCCTGCTTGCGGAGGACCTGGCGTTCGATCAAGCCACCAGGCACG CCCCTGTGATCACTGAGGAAACCACCCTCCATCTGGATGACATCATCAAGCAAAGGATCAAGGACCAG gCATGGGACGATGTTGTTCGCAAAGAGAAGCCCAAGGAGAACACCTTTGAGTACAAGAAGAGGCTGACGCTGGATCACGAGAAGAGCAAGCTCAGCCTGGCCGAAGTGTATGAGCAGGAGTACCTGAAACAGACCCAG CAAAAGAAAGAGGAGGAAGAAAACCCAGCCCACGTGGAAATCCAGAAGCTCATGGACTCCATTTTCCTGAAACTCGACGCTCTCTCTAATTTCCAGTTCACCCCCAAGCCG CCCGTGCCTGAAGTCAAGATTGTCTCTAATCTGCCATCCATCACGATGGAGGAGGTGGCACCAGTCAGTGTCAGCGATGCCACTTTGCTCGCTCCAGAGGAGATCAAG GAAAAGAACAAAGCCGGAGACATCCAGGGCGATTCCGAGAAGACGGCGACGGACAAGAAGCGCGAGAGACGGAAGAAGAAGCTGCAGAAGAAGTTCCGgctgaaggagaaggagaagcagCAGAAActgagggaggagatgaagagtGGGGAGAACAGGAAGCTGAGCAAGACGGaggctgcagagtcactgaagAAACTGACCAAGGGAGGGAAGGCCACAGTGCTCAAG GATGAGGGAAAGGACAAGGTACTGCGCTCCTCCCAGGCCTTCTTCTCCGAGCTGCAGGATCAGGTGAAGATGCAGATCAAAGGGGTGAAAAACCAGTCtgcgaagaagaagaagaaggaagtGTCAGCCAGCAAGTTAAAGCTGTAA